The DNA window CGCCAGCTAAAGGAGCAAATAATGTTCGTTCATTCGGTTTACTTTTGGTTGAAGGCGGATTTGACACAGGCGCAACAGGATCAATTCTGGGCGGGTGTGCATTCGCTGGGCACGATCTCGTCCGTCAAAGCCTGTTACATCGGCACCCCGGCGGCGACGGATCGTCCGATCATTGACCGCTCGTATTCGTGCGCGTTGGTCGTTGTTTTTGATGATGACGCCGCGCACGAAGCGTATCAGGTAGATG is part of the Acidobacteriota bacterium genome and encodes:
- a CDS encoding Dabb family protein, coding for MFVHSVYFWLKADLTQAQQDQFWAGVHSLGTISSVKACYIGTPAATDRPIIDRSYSCALVVVFDDDAAHEAYQVDAIHDRFRLECAALWERVLIYDAKTD